One Brevibacillus choshinensis genomic window carries:
- the rapZ gene encoding RNase adapter RapZ, producing the protein MGNDKAINLLIITGMSGAGKTVAVQSLEDLGYFCVDNLPPVLIPKFAELVKQSGGSIERVALVIDLRGREFFESLSVTIESLNQMSGLSYHILYLDASDTTLVSRYKETRRRHPLSPNGSPLEGIHAERRLLQEMKGWAHQIIDTSQMKPAQLREKIISQYGQQGSPLTINVLSFGFKYGTPIDADLMFDVRFLPNPHYVEDLRPKTGCDPEVAEYVMKHKETQDFIVKLTDFLSYTLPHYQREGKSQLVIGIGCTGGKHRSVAIAEHLGETFGKDFTVRVSHRDMEKNK; encoded by the coding sequence ATGGGAAACGACAAGGCCATTAATCTGCTAATCATTACTGGGATGTCAGGTGCAGGAAAGACAGTTGCTGTACAGAGCTTGGAGGATTTAGGTTATTTTTGCGTAGATAACCTGCCGCCGGTGCTGATTCCCAAATTTGCTGAACTGGTCAAACAGTCCGGTGGCAGCATAGAGCGGGTTGCATTGGTGATCGACTTACGGGGGCGCGAGTTCTTTGAGAGCTTGTCAGTCACAATCGAAAGTCTGAACCAAATGAGCGGACTTTCGTACCATATTCTTTATCTCGATGCGAGTGATACGACCTTGGTGTCCCGTTACAAGGAAACGCGTCGTCGCCATCCATTATCGCCAAACGGTTCACCTTTGGAAGGAATTCATGCTGAGCGCCGCTTGCTGCAGGAAATGAAGGGATGGGCGCATCAGATCATTGATACGAGTCAGATGAAGCCGGCTCAGCTCCGGGAAAAAATCATCAGCCAGTACGGGCAGCAGGGCTCACCGCTTACCATCAACGTACTGTCTTTCGGTTTTAAATACGGCACGCCTATTGATGCCGATCTGATGTTTGACGTGCGGTTTTTGCCGAACCCGCACTATGTGGAAGACCTCCGACCCAAGACCGGCTGTGATCCGGAAGTGGCGGAGTACGTCATGAAGCACAAGGAAACACAAGACTTCATCGTGAAGTTGACCGACTTCTTGTCCTACACGCTGCCGCATTACCAGCGCGAGGGCAAAAGCCAGCTGGTAATCGGGATTGGCTGCACGGGCGGTAAACACCGGTCCGTTGCGATTGCCGAGCATTTGGGTGAAACCTTCGGAAAAGATTTTACGGTGCGCGTCAGCCATCGTGACATGGAAAAGAACAAGTGA
- the trxB gene encoding thioredoxin-disulfide reductase, translating into MSEQKIYDVIIAGAGPAGMTAAVYTSRANMSTLMLERGIPGGQMANTEEIENYPGFTTILGPDLSTKMFEHAQAFGAEYAYGEIKEIRDEAPYKRVISGDKEYLAKSVIVATGAEHRLLGVPGEKELSGRGVSYCAVCDGAFFRNKELVVVGGGDSAVEEAVFLTRFASKVTIVHRRDQFRAQKILQKRAFENEKIEVIWDTAVKEIRGEGKVQSVLLENTKTGEQREFSTDGVFIYVGMDPLTESVRSLGITNEAGYVLTDEKMYTKVKGVFAAGDVREKMLRQVVTATGDGSIAAQSAQHFVEELNEALKEQNVTIS; encoded by the coding sequence ATGAGTGAACAAAAAATCTATGACGTGATTATCGCCGGAGCTGGCCCTGCCGGTATGACGGCTGCTGTATACACCTCTCGTGCGAACATGAGCACGCTGATGCTGGAGCGAGGAATCCCTGGCGGTCAAATGGCCAATACAGAGGAGATCGAGAACTACCCAGGCTTCACAACGATTCTGGGTCCTGACCTCTCCACTAAAATGTTCGAGCATGCACAGGCGTTCGGAGCGGAATACGCTTACGGTGAAATCAAGGAAATCCGTGACGAGGCTCCTTACAAACGCGTTATTTCCGGCGACAAGGAGTATCTGGCGAAATCCGTAATCGTCGCGACTGGAGCTGAGCATCGTCTGCTTGGCGTACCTGGCGAAAAAGAACTGTCCGGCCGCGGCGTATCCTATTGCGCTGTGTGTGACGGTGCCTTTTTCCGCAACAAAGAGCTGGTAGTGGTAGGTGGCGGTGACTCCGCTGTAGAAGAAGCCGTGTTTTTGACACGTTTTGCTTCCAAAGTCACCATCGTTCACCGTCGTGATCAGTTCCGTGCTCAAAAAATCCTGCAAAAACGCGCATTTGAAAACGAAAAAATCGAAGTGATCTGGGATACGGCAGTAAAAGAAATCCGCGGAGAAGGCAAAGTCCAATCCGTGCTGCTGGAAAACACCAAAACGGGTGAGCAAAGAGAGTTTTCTACAGATGGCGTATTCATCTATGTAGGGATGGATCCACTGACTGAAAGCGTTCGTTCACTGGGAATCACAAACGAAGCAGGTTATGTGTTGACTGATGAAAAAATGTACACCAAAGTAAAAGGTGTATTCGCAGCAGGGGACGTTCGCGAAAAAATGCTGCGCCAAGTCGTAACGGCTACTGGCGATGGATCGATCGCAGCTCAATCCGCTCAGCACTTCGTGGAAGAACTCAATGAAGCGTTAAAGGAACAAAATGTCACAATCTCTTAA
- a CDS encoding tetratricopeptide repeat protein codes for MKHNKSSLKKTTVVDFKQDAAFFVDRGTRFLNRYDYEKALRSFRRAIELEPTNAECHCHLASALAETGQFEASNDVLYEVIEKWDTSMSEVYFYMANNYANLEDYQMAEEMAVRYLQEEGNGPYREDAEELLDYIYFELDMPPRHFQPSENEDVYSKHERARRSLEEGRFLEALDILKEIVEADPSFLPAWNNLSLAYYYVGDFQQSMNTIEKTLEMENGNLHALCNLAVLLSHHNHTTELITLIDMLKKVVPFHPENTYKLATTMGVLGQHEEAYFHYLRMLKSGRPHEACTYHYAAISAYLSGRKDQALRWWQKAKQLDPDAGVADQYIQMVKSEQEGENIKPIPYQYNPPQKEVSWEQASFTGVENFKTDPMIRASLLWALQHGRDEVKFAVLQTLSLIGDDEAETAVRQFYDSTDNPQLQKLALLALADMGAAMPEHAPKSGDSESFDEWNHATVEEGIQRFLVEDGQVAAGKWCLQFWQEHQENAQSHVQVRKALAWVAALEYVYGTVSQQKQSQAFLAQKYGVSVSTVAKCVKVLSMLDFK; via the coding sequence ATGAAACATAACAAAAGTAGTTTAAAGAAAACAACCGTCGTGGATTTTAAGCAAGATGCCGCATTTTTTGTGGATCGCGGCACGCGCTTTTTAAATCGGTATGACTATGAAAAGGCATTGCGCTCCTTTCGCCGTGCGATTGAGCTCGAGCCCACCAACGCTGAATGTCACTGCCACTTGGCGAGTGCGCTCGCGGAGACGGGGCAGTTTGAAGCATCGAATGACGTCCTCTATGAGGTTATAGAAAAATGGGATACGTCCATGTCAGAAGTGTACTTCTACATGGCAAACAACTACGCCAACCTGGAAGATTACCAGATGGCAGAGGAAATGGCGGTTCGTTACCTGCAAGAAGAGGGGAACGGTCCTTATCGTGAGGATGCGGAAGAGCTGCTGGATTACATTTACTTCGAGCTCGACATGCCCCCGCGGCATTTTCAGCCGAGTGAAAACGAAGACGTCTACAGCAAGCATGAACGCGCAAGACGCAGTCTGGAAGAAGGACGTTTTTTGGAAGCACTGGACATATTAAAGGAAATCGTGGAAGCTGATCCGTCCTTCCTTCCTGCCTGGAACAACCTTTCGCTCGCCTACTATTATGTAGGGGATTTTCAACAATCCATGAATACCATCGAGAAGACGCTGGAGATGGAGAACGGCAATCTGCATGCCCTGTGCAATCTTGCGGTTCTGCTTTCGCACCACAACCACACAACCGAACTGATCACTCTGATCGACATGCTGAAAAAGGTCGTCCCTTTCCATCCGGAAAACACCTACAAGCTGGCGACAACGATGGGGGTCTTGGGACAACACGAGGAAGCCTACTTCCATTATCTCCGAATGCTCAAGTCGGGTCGTCCACACGAGGCATGCACGTACCATTACGCTGCCATCTCTGCCTATTTAAGCGGCAGGAAAGATCAAGCCCTCAGGTGGTGGCAAAAGGCCAAGCAATTGGATCCGGATGCAGGTGTGGCTGACCAGTATATCCAAATGGTAAAAAGCGAACAAGAAGGGGAAAATATAAAACCAATCCCTTATCAGTACAATCCACCGCAAAAAGAGGTCTCATGGGAGCAAGCCTCATTCACAGGGGTAGAGAATTTCAAGACAGACCCCATGATTCGCGCGTCCCTGCTGTGGGCTCTGCAGCACGGACGGGACGAAGTGAAATTCGCAGTTTTGCAGACCTTGTCCTTGATCGGGGACGACGAAGCGGAAACAGCCGTCCGCCAGTTTTACGATTCGACGGACAATCCGCAGCTGCAAAAGCTGGCTCTGCTCGCACTGGCGGATATGGGGGCTGCGATGCCGGAGCATGCGCCAAAGTCCGGGGATAGCGAGTCCTTTGATGAATGGAACCATGCGACTGTAGAGGAAGGCATTCAGCGCTTCCTAGTTGAGGATGGACAGGTTGCGGCAGGCAAATGGTGCCTCCAGTTCTGGCAAGAGCACCAGGAGAACGCGCAAAGCCATGTACAAGTGCGGAAAGCATTAGCATGGGTCGCAGCATTAGAATATGTATACGGAACAGTGAGTCAGCAAAAGCAGTCACAGGCGTTCCTGGCTCAAAAATACGGTGTATCCGTCTCTACTGTCGCAAAGTGCGTCAAAGTATTGTCGATGCTTGATTTTAAATAG